Proteins found in one Sulfurirhabdus autotrophica genomic segment:
- the gap gene encoding type I glyceraldehyde-3-phosphate dehydrogenase: MTIKVGINGFGRIGRMAFRAIAKDFPEIEVVAINDLLEPDYLAYMLKFDSVHGRFNGEISVDGANMVVNGKKIRLTAERDPANLKWNEAGADIVIDCTGFFLTKESCDAHIKAGAKKVVQSAPCKDDTPMFVYGVNHTTYAGEAIVSAASCTTNCLAPVAKVLNDNFGIKRGLMTTVHAATATQKTVDGPSSKDWRGGRGILENIIPSSTGAAKAVGVVLPALKGKLTGMAFRVPTSDVSVVDLTVELNKEASYDDICKAMKAASEGEMKGVLGYTTEKVVSTDFVGNTAPSTFDAEAGIALDSTFVKVVAWYDNEYGYTCNMLRLVKHIAK; this comes from the coding sequence ATGACTATTAAAGTCGGTATCAATGGCTTTGGCCGTATTGGCCGTATGGCGTTCCGCGCAATTGCAAAAGATTTTCCTGAAATCGAAGTTGTTGCTATCAATGACTTGCTTGAGCCTGATTACCTGGCCTACATGTTGAAATTCGACTCTGTACATGGTCGTTTCAATGGCGAAATCTCAGTTGACGGCGCCAATATGGTGGTGAACGGCAAAAAAATTCGCCTGACCGCTGAGCGCGACCCAGCCAACCTGAAATGGAACGAAGCAGGCGCAGACATCGTGATTGATTGCACCGGTTTTTTCCTGACCAAAGAATCCTGCGATGCTCACATTAAAGCTGGCGCAAAGAAAGTAGTTCAATCCGCTCCTTGCAAAGACGACACCCCAATGTTTGTATACGGTGTGAACCACACCACTTATGCTGGCGAAGCGATTGTTTCTGCAGCTTCCTGCACCACCAACTGCCTGGCGCCGGTAGCCAAAGTATTGAACGACAACTTCGGCATCAAGCGCGGTTTGATGACCACAGTACATGCTGCCACCGCAACACAGAAAACCGTTGACGGTCCTTCCAGCAAAGACTGGCGCGGTGGACGTGGTATTCTGGAAAACATCATTCCTTCTTCCACCGGCGCTGCCAAAGCAGTGGGTGTAGTGCTTCCAGCATTGAAAGGCAAGTTGACTGGTATGGCTTTCCGCGTTCCTACCTCAGACGTGTCCGTAGTTGATCTGACCGTTGAGTTGAACAAAGAAGCGTCCTACGACGATATCTGCAAAGCCATGAAGGCTGCTTCTGAAGGCGAGATGAAAGGTGTATTGGGTTACACTACAGAGAAAGTGGTATCAACAGACTTCGTTGGCAATACCGCACCTTCCACCTTTGACGCTGAAGCCGGTATCGCACTGGATTCCACCTTCGTTAAAGTCGTGGCCTGGTACGACAACGAGTATGGCTATACTTGCAACATGCTGCGTTTGGTTAAGCACATCGCCAAGTAA
- the tkt gene encoding transketolase: MATRNDLANAIRALAMDAVQKANSGHPGAPMGMAEIAEVLWNHHLRHNPANPKWFDRDRFVLSNGHGSMLIYALLHLTGYDLPIDELKRFRQMHSKTPGHPEYGYTAGVETTTGPLGQGITNAVGMALAEKILANEFNKPDHEIVNHHTYVFMGDGCLMEGISHEACSLAGTLGLGKLIAFWDDNGISIDGHVEGWFTDDTPKRFDAYGWHVIANVNGHDAVAVDAAVQAAKKVTDKPTLICCKTVIGKGSPNKEGTHDVHGAALGDAEIAATRAHIGWNHPPFEIPQDIYEGWDCRTKGEGLESLWNNKFTEYTKAFPKEAAEFTRRMNGDLPANWNAHVDAFIAKVNEKAETIATRKASQNSIEGLAPALPEMVGGSADLAGSNLTLWSGSHPIRKAGGNYVNYGVREFGMTAMINGMTLHGGIMPYGATFLMFSEYARNALRMSALMKIRNIQVFTHDSIGLGEDGPTHQPVEQTATLRMIPNMDVWRPCDTVESAISWVSAIERKTGPSSLIFSRQNLAFQKRDDAQIAAVRKGGYVLADAANAKMVLIATGSEVALAMDAKKVLDEQGIPTCVVSMPSTNVFDRQDQAYKDSVLPKGVKRVAIEAGVTGFWYKYVGLDGAVVGIDTFGESAPAPELFKHFGFTVENVVNTVKSIA, translated from the coding sequence ATGGCAACTCGCAATGATTTAGCAAACGCCATCCGTGCACTCGCCATGGATGCAGTTCAAAAAGCAAACTCCGGTCACCCTGGAGCACCTATGGGCATGGCAGAAATTGCCGAAGTATTATGGAATCATCACCTGCGCCATAACCCGGCCAATCCAAAATGGTTCGACCGTGATCGTTTCGTTCTGTCCAATGGTCACGGCTCCATGCTGATTTACGCACTGCTTCATTTAACTGGCTACGACTTGCCAATTGATGAACTCAAGCGTTTCCGTCAAATGCACTCCAAGACACCAGGCCACCCAGAGTACGGCTATACCGCCGGCGTAGAAACCACTACTGGCCCATTGGGACAAGGGATTACCAACGCAGTAGGTATGGCGCTAGCTGAAAAAATTCTGGCCAATGAATTCAACAAGCCAGATCATGAAATCGTTAACCACCACACCTATGTATTCATGGGCGATGGTTGCCTGATGGAAGGCATCTCCCACGAAGCCTGTTCACTGGCCGGCACTTTGGGTCTGGGCAAGCTGATTGCCTTCTGGGACGATAACGGCATTTCCATTGACGGTCACGTTGAAGGCTGGTTCACCGACGACACACCAAAGCGCTTTGATGCTTATGGCTGGCATGTGATTGCCAATGTAAACGGTCACGACGCAGTTGCCGTAGACGCCGCAGTACAAGCAGCCAAGAAAGTAACCGACAAGCCAACCTTGATCTGCTGCAAAACTGTCATCGGCAAGGGTTCCCCTAACAAAGAAGGCACCCACGATGTACACGGCGCAGCATTGGGCGATGCTGAAATTGCAGCTACCCGCGCGCACATTGGCTGGAATCACCCTCCTTTTGAAATCCCGCAAGATATCTATGAAGGTTGGGATTGCCGCACCAAGGGCGAAGGCCTCGAGTCTTTGTGGAACAACAAGTTCACTGAATACACCAAAGCCTTTCCAAAAGAAGCCGCAGAATTTACGCGCCGCATGAATGGCGATTTGCCTGCCAACTGGAATGCACATGTAGACGCTTTCATTGCCAAGGTAAATGAAAAAGCCGAGACCATTGCAACGCGTAAAGCCTCACAAAACAGTATTGAAGGTCTAGCTCCAGCACTGCCAGAAATGGTGGGCGGCTCTGCCGACCTGGCTGGCTCAAACCTGACCCTGTGGTCTGGTTCCCACCCTATTCGCAAGGCAGGCGGAAACTACGTCAACTACGGTGTGCGTGAATTCGGCATGACCGCAATGATCAACGGCATGACGCTGCACGGTGGCATAATGCCTTACGGCGCGACATTCCTGATGTTCTCTGAATATGCTCGCAATGCGCTGCGCATGTCAGCATTGATGAAAATTCGCAACATTCAGGTATTCACCCATGACTCAATCGGCCTGGGTGAAGACGGTCCAACCCATCAGCCAGTGGAACAAACAGCTACTTTGCGCATGATTCCTAACATGGACGTATGGCGCCCATGTGATACCGTTGAATCCGCTATCAGCTGGGTAAGTGCCATTGAGCGAAAAACTGGCCCAAGCAGCCTGATTTTCAGCCGTCAAAATCTGGCATTCCAGAAGCGCGATGATGCACAAATCGCAGCGGTTCGCAAAGGCGGTTATGTCCTGGCTGATGCAGCCAACGCCAAAATGGTGCTGATCGCTACCGGCTCCGAAGTAGCCCTGGCTATGGATGCCAAAAAAGTGCTGGACGAGCAAGGTATTCCTACCTGCGTAGTTTCTATGCCATCTACCAATGTTTTCGACCGTCAAGATCAAGCTTACAAGGACAGCGTACTACCTAAGGGCGTTAAACGTGTTGCCATTGAAGCTGGTGTAACTGGGTTCTGGTACAAATACGTAGGTCTGGATGGTGCTGTTGTTGGTATAGACACCTTCGGTGAATCCGCGCCTGCACCAGAATTGTTCAAGCACTTTGGCTTCACTGTTGAGAACGTCGTCAACACTGTTAAGAGCATCGCGTAA
- a CDS encoding inositol monophosphatase family protein gives MEKQRVTGSNTLQRVIDVVKAVAQTEIMPRYLKVARQHKADGSLCTEADIASQAALTQGLQKILPYPVLGEEMPFEKQKAQWLAGTEGLWCIDPIDGTSNFVNGLPYFAVSVALMRQGRSVLGVIYDPVSDEIFYAEKGHGAFLNGESLPIKEYAPYFHQCMAGVDLKRLDNKLAVQLASAPPYSSQRNYGASTLDWCYAAAGRFDLYLHGGQKLWDYAAGSLILEEAGGNMCTLTMESFWDDDVWQRSVIAALNPDLFQAWKAWILTANKC, from the coding sequence ATGGAAAAACAACGCGTGACAGGATCGAATACATTACAACGCGTCATTGACGTGGTCAAAGCTGTTGCACAAACGGAGATCATGCCGCGCTACCTGAAAGTTGCGCGCCAGCACAAAGCGGATGGCAGCCTGTGCACAGAAGCAGATATTGCGTCTCAGGCCGCCCTCACACAAGGTTTGCAGAAAATACTGCCTTATCCGGTATTGGGCGAAGAAATGCCCTTTGAAAAACAAAAAGCACAGTGGCTCGCTGGAACAGAAGGCTTGTGGTGCATTGATCCCATTGACGGCACCTCCAATTTTGTCAATGGATTACCTTATTTTGCTGTTTCCGTTGCCCTGATGCGTCAAGGACGCAGCGTACTGGGCGTCATTTACGACCCCGTATCAGACGAAATTTTCTATGCAGAAAAAGGGCATGGTGCCTTTCTCAATGGAGAAAGCTTACCGATCAAGGAATATGCTCCCTATTTTCATCAGTGTATGGCAGGCGTTGATCTTAAGCGCCTGGACAATAAATTAGCTGTGCAACTGGCAAGTGCGCCTCCTTACAGCTCTCAGCGCAACTATGGGGCAAGCACACTGGACTGGTGTTACGCTGCAGCAGGTCGCTTCGACCTATATCTTCACGGTGGCCAAAAATTATGGGACTATGCAGCTGGCTCGCTTATCCTGGAAGAAGCTGGCGGAAATATGTGCACACTCACCATGGAATCATTTTGGGATGATGATGTATGGCAACGTTCTGTGATTGCCGCTTTAAATCCCGACCTGTTTCAGGCCTGGAAAGCTTGGATTCTGACAGCTAATAAATGTTAG
- a CDS encoding thioredoxin family protein produces MVSLQTPICDFGRKAIDFDLPGVDGKRYRLADIKGENGLLVMFICNHCPYVKAIRDRIVRDTLELQQHGINSIAIMSNDPAEYDEDSFENMKRVAEAYQFPFPYVWDETQQVAKAYDAVCTPDFFGFNANLELQYRGRLDESRKESAATSAHRDLFEAMVQVARTGKGPIEQIPSMGCSIKWKNNA; encoded by the coding sequence ATGGTAAGCCTGCAAACACCCATTTGTGATTTTGGCAGAAAAGCAATTGACTTTGATTTGCCTGGTGTTGATGGCAAGCGCTACCGGTTAGCCGATATCAAAGGTGAAAACGGACTGCTGGTCATGTTCATTTGCAATCATTGCCCCTACGTCAAAGCAATTCGTGACCGCATTGTCCGCGACACGCTGGAACTGCAACAACACGGCATCAACAGCATTGCCATCATGTCAAATGACCCTGCCGAATATGACGAAGACTCTTTCGAAAATATGAAACGGGTGGCCGAAGCGTATCAATTTCCTTTTCCCTATGTCTGGGACGAAACCCAGCAAGTTGCGAAAGCGTATGATGCCGTCTGCACCCCGGATTTTTTTGGCTTTAACGCCAATCTGGAACTGCAATACCGGGGACGCCTGGATGAATCTCGCAAGGAAAGCGCGGCAACCAGCGCTCACCGCGATCTTTTCGAAGCCATGGTGCAAGTCGCCCGAACTGGCAAAGGGCCAATTGAACAGATTCCCAGCATGGGTTGTTCAATCAAATGGAAAAACAACGCGTGA
- a CDS encoding 16S rRNA (uracil(1498)-N(3))-methyltransferase — translation MGFSRFYHSGDLGADRQITLSEQAAHHATRVLRLKTDDRVTLFNGQGGEYEATIVQAGKKDVTVKTGAWLDRECESPLNMTLVQAISSGEKMDFTLQKAVELGVAAIQPVISSRSVVRLEGERALKRVQHWQSVVISACEQCGRNRVPLVAPIMSLNHWLEEKVTSTLKLTLSPYAKEGLKEIAAPQGPIVFLVGPEGGFSESEEVSAAVSGFIPVKLGQRVLRTETAALAAISAMQMLWGDF, via the coding sequence ATGGGTTTTTCGCGGTTTTATCATTCAGGGGATTTAGGGGCAGATCGTCAAATTACCTTGTCAGAGCAGGCGGCACACCATGCTACACGGGTTTTACGGTTAAAAACCGATGACCGGGTTACCTTGTTTAATGGGCAGGGGGGTGAATATGAAGCCACCATTGTTCAAGCCGGAAAAAAAGATGTGACTGTTAAAACGGGTGCCTGGCTTGACCGTGAGTGCGAGTCGCCGTTAAATATGACACTGGTCCAGGCCATTTCCAGCGGTGAGAAAATGGATTTTACTTTGCAAAAAGCGGTTGAGCTGGGTGTGGCAGCGATCCAACCGGTAATCAGCAGCCGAAGTGTGGTGCGCCTGGAGGGTGAGCGAGCGCTTAAACGCGTGCAGCATTGGCAAAGTGTGGTGATCTCGGCGTGTGAGCAGTGTGGGCGCAATCGTGTACCGCTAGTTGCACCGATTATGTCGCTTAATCATTGGTTGGAAGAAAAGGTGACTTCAACGCTCAAACTGACGTTATCGCCGTATGCGAAAGAGGGATTGAAAGAGATTGCTGCACCACAGGGACCGATTGTTTTTCTGGTGGGGCCTGAAGGGGGGTTTTCAGAGTCAGAAGAGGTGTCTGCTGCGGTGTCTGGTTTTATTCCAGTCAAACTGGGACAGCGGGTTTTGAGAACTGAAACCGCTGCTCTGGCGGCGATTTCGGCGATGCAAATGCTTTGGGGTGATTTTTGA
- the argA gene encoding amino-acid N-acetyltransferase, with the protein MSLSIYTNTETFVQWFRSAAPYIYAFRGKTFVVAFGGEVVSDGKFVELVHDLNLLNSLGVRLVLVHGARPQIEARLSESDVTAHYVNGLRVTDEAALVCVKEAVGKVRVEIESLLSMGLANSPMAGSSIRVASGNFVIAMPMGVREGVDLKHTGEVRKVDAEGIRRRLDQGEIVLLSPLGYSPTGEIFNLSLENVATATAVALGAEKMMFLMDTAGVVDEAGTLLKELTAQQAEKLLLKSKALPEDVGLYLPCAIRACRKGVARAHLISRHADGAVLLEMFTHEGIGTMVSKDPVENLRQATIDDVGGVLQVIEPLEAEGVLVRRSRELLEMEIERFTVLEHDGMIIGCAALYPFAEENAAELACLAIHKDYLGSGRGGRLLQGVQDEAKSKGIEKLFVLTTRTAHWFIEHGFKESDVDQLPKQKRDLYNFQRRSKVFVKSI; encoded by the coding sequence ATGTCCCTTTCTATCTATACCAATACTGAAACGTTTGTGCAGTGGTTCCGTTCTGCTGCTCCCTATATCTATGCTTTTCGCGGCAAGACTTTTGTGGTCGCGTTTGGTGGTGAGGTGGTGAGTGACGGAAAATTTGTGGAACTGGTACATGATCTGAATCTGCTAAACAGCCTGGGCGTTCGTTTGGTGCTGGTACATGGCGCCCGTCCGCAGATTGAAGCACGCCTTAGCGAAAGTGATGTTACTGCACATTACGTCAATGGCCTGCGGGTGACAGATGAAGCCGCGCTGGTTTGCGTTAAAGAGGCTGTCGGCAAAGTGCGGGTGGAGATTGAATCACTTCTTTCCATGGGTTTGGCTAATTCACCCATGGCGGGTTCCAGTATCCGCGTGGCGAGTGGGAATTTTGTTATCGCAATGCCAATGGGCGTGAGAGAAGGGGTGGATCTCAAGCATACAGGTGAAGTGAGGAAGGTTGATGCTGAGGGGATTCGCCGCAGGCTTGATCAGGGAGAAATCGTTTTGCTCTCTCCCTTGGGTTATTCTCCAACAGGTGAAATATTTAACCTGTCGCTTGAAAACGTTGCGACTGCCACCGCTGTTGCGTTGGGTGCTGAAAAAATGATGTTTTTAATGGATACAGCCGGGGTGGTCGATGAAGCCGGTACTTTACTCAAAGAGTTGACCGCACAGCAGGCTGAAAAATTGTTGCTTAAATCCAAAGCGCTCCCGGAAGACGTGGGGCTGTATCTGCCTTGTGCGATACGTGCCTGCCGTAAAGGGGTTGCCCGTGCTCACCTGATCAGCCGTCATGCTGATGGAGCGGTGTTGCTGGAAATGTTTACCCATGAAGGCATAGGCACGATGGTGTCCAAAGACCCGGTTGAAAATCTCAGGCAGGCAACAATCGATGATGTAGGCGGGGTGCTTCAGGTAATCGAGCCTTTAGAGGCCGAGGGGGTGCTGGTGCGTCGGAGCCGTGAGTTACTGGAAATGGAAATTGAGCGGTTTACGGTGCTGGAACATGACGGTATGATCATCGGTTGCGCGGCGCTATACCCGTTTGCAGAGGAAAATGCAGCTGAGCTGGCTTGTTTGGCTATTCATAAAGATTATCTGGGTTCGGGGCGTGGTGGCAGGTTGCTACAGGGCGTACAGGATGAAGCAAAAAGCAAAGGCATAGAAAAATTGTTTGTGCTGACTACCCGGACAGCCCACTGGTTTATAGAGCATGGTTTTAAAGAAAGTGATGTGGATCAGTTACCAAAGCAAAAGCGAGATCTTTATAATTTCCAACGGCGTTCCAAGGTTTTTGTAAAGTCCATCTAA